The genomic region CTTTTTATGGGTACTTAACTCTTTAACACTGGGGACTTACCACTTCATCAGGAACATCAGCTCTCCACTAGAATCAGTGGCTCCAATAATCCTCTCAGGCAGCAGTCCTCTCCCAAAACCTCTGGCCTTTTCACCCTGAATGACAGAAAATCAGAGCCAAGCTTTAACCATAAGATCTGGTCACATATGTGGTGGCTAGAGCTGGGTATTGATTTAAATTTCAAGAATCGATTTGATTCTGATTCCCAAGAATTAGAATTGATTATCGCAATATGATTTGATCCGATATATCGATTCAGGTCGGTGAACTGTTCTTTTGCTGCTGGTACCTTAATTATACGACtaagtataaaaaataaaaataaaaataaaaaaaaaattatacgaCTAAGTAGATGTGTAGTATATCAACACTATTAACAACAAACTAATTAAGGAAATATTGGTCATTTAAAACGGCGGCGTGGCCCAATCCTTCTCTCAGAATTGTGATTATCATAAACATGCTGTCAGGCAGCATTTTTGGACTTGAACATCTTCAGCCGGATATATCGGAATTGAATGGATTCTTGAGATTTGAATCAATACACAGTGTATCATAATTCTGCACTGGTGTTGGATGAGTTAATTTAAATTTGGTAACTTGTTAAACCACATTAAACAAAAAAacagattcatttaaaaaaacagaCATCACAGATGACATCATCCAGTTTCCCTGGCACACCCAAAGTACCTAGTTTCATCAACAATcgaatattaaaggttcaataatattgacaatccatatttttatggaattttacattttattgattatctttgtaTTCTATTGGCAATTTATTAAATGTAACCACCTACAAAGCGTTACAGCGTTCTAGGTGGAAATGGACCGGGGCAGTCCCGGTGGTTGttgtcgctggttctgctgcgagGCATCTAGTTTTGCTTTCATCTTGGTTTGCTAATTACTTATTTTAAATTTGTGATGTCGGACACATCTTCACGGTGGGGTAATCGCAGTGTTTCACACCGTGATTAATAGTCAAACCGGTTAATCCCTGCAGCTCTAATCATCACACCAGCCCCATGCCCTtttactcacctcctccttccttTTCTTGCTTGCTCGCTCCTCGGACTCTCCTGAGGTCTCGCTGGCTCCTTTCCTTTTACTCTCCTTCtttttctcctccttctccctGTGCTTTTGCATGTACTCTGCAATAAGGTCTGGACAGTCCAAGTTCTCCTCTGGCTCCCATGTATTGTCCTCACTGGACACAAGCGCAGGAAAACTATGGTCAATAACGATGTTTGTGTTTTGGTTAAAAGCGCAGAACTCCATGACTGTGACAGTAGCGGAACTGCTCGGCTTTAAGGGCTGGATGGCCTGATGCCTTTTCTGATATTGTAGTTTGGGTCTGAAGTagggctgccacgattagtcAACTCGTCACCACGACGACGACAAAAGAAATAGCCAACAATTAAAAAGTCGACGCGCCATTTACGTCATTCACGTTCAGCGGTTGCTTCCTGCCTCTTTGCCCAACGCACATGCAGTGGTCGCCTTCCGGGTCAGTTGCCGTGTTAAGCTCTGAGGCGAATGCGCAGTAGTAGCCATTCAGATCAGCCTTCATCACTGGATAAAGAAGACATGGAGAGTCGGCAAGGTAGTTTAAGGGTTTGGGAGCATTATGCAAAGACAAAAGAAAGGCCTGTAGAGTACAAACTCTGCAGAGCGAAACGCTCCTTTCCTTTTACGGGAGCACATCTGTGAGGCAAGAGCAGCATCAACAGAGAGCTACTTGTATTCATAAGTGTAGCAACACCAGTAGCAGTGGCAATGTTATTATCTTTAGAACACGTTTGTATGTCACGTATTTATTTCATCCTGCTACGTTAGTGTTAATAAAAGTTCTCTTCAATGGACGAGTTTCTTACGTGCACACTCAGCAAGCTAACGTCCTGACCAAGGCCATGTTGGTCACGAGACTCTTGTTCATGGTCGGCGATCAAGGTTTCAAAGAGATGATCAAGCAGATCAACCCAGGGGCCTCATGTATCAAATGTAACGTTCATAGAAAAAGCCCTAAATTCCTTCCTATaaacctgtgcgtacccaggagCTCGTGTCGATTCTCAGTCATTTTCATACAGAAACGCCAtcatttaaccatatttggtcacgctttGTCCTCAGCACGTGTGGGTTTTCCCTGAGTTCTACATGGAAAAAGACTGAGACGCAGTCGAAGCGCAAAATCAAACAAGTTTcagagtagggctgcacgatattaggaaaacctgcgatattcgataacagtacttaatattgcgatatcgatattactcacgataaatgaacaaatactaaagtatgcagtgttgatgtcatctggcgtgtgacgtctgctctgggctcaaagcaaacaaaactagtgcatgaattccattacaacataacatttttattgcacaaatatgcagctgcacctgctactgtattagcagctgcacctgctactgtattagcagctgcacctgctactgtattagcagctgcacctgctactgtattagcagctgcacctgctactgtattagcagctgcacctgctactgtattagcagctgtacctgctactgtattagcagctgcacctgctactgtattagcagctgtacctgctactgtattagcagctgcacctgctactgtattagcagctgcacctgctactgtattagcagctgcacctgctactgtattagcagctgcacctgctactgtattagcagctgcacctgctgctgtattagcagctgcacctgctactgtattagcagctgcacctgctactgtattagcagcaaaacaacaaactgcatgcatgcagtttctcagtgactttaaaacatcacctccaccataaaactttttctgatgctccaaatacagaaaaacatcccttaccagggtttttggaataaataaaaaaatctgaaagtaagtttaaatgttaaataatagttaacatcacctacatgcaacagcaaattctctcattgctactgaacattttctccacttatgtggttatgatataaggctggtgctgcaattgggaagtgaactgtgctgggccaaactaggagaatattaagattttctgagggaaagagaagaacaattgtctacctttcagaagaggaactggcaaaaaaaaaactacatggaaaatatgtgaaaacgtttgtttttaaccccaaattgaacaagtttacctagatcttaaaaaacagctcagatgatgaaactgcaactatgattctgataacaagctaacaaattgaactagctcctcttaagatgacCTAGTGTGCAACTAGTAAAGCCTGCACACGTGGATCAAACTGCACGACTTTTACAGCCACAGTGTGCACGCGATAAAGCAGCTTAAGTGTAAACAGGTCTAGATGACAGTAATAACCCTGTACTTTTAAAATGCAAGTGTTTGCAATTGCAGAAATAAAACGCTTCTTCCATGAGCATCGTTTTCACAGCACAGCCATAGAAGTCCCACACCAGCAGGTCTTCAGCCTGAAGTGTTTTTCCAGATGTGGAGAAAGGACCAACATTTAGAATTATAGGGAGTAAAAGGAGCTATATACTCACTCTGAGAATCCTTTCCATTTCAGCAGAAACTCTACTTTGCCCTTAACCAAACGGCGATCAAGGACTTTCTCCACCACatactcttcctcctcctcttcttctgcaGCAGCCGCAGGCGCAGCTGCAGGTGTAGCTGCAGCTGGTGGAGCAGCTGGTGGAGCAGCTGGTGCCGGTGCTGCTGCCACTGCTggctgctcctcttcctcctcgggCTTCTTGCCCTTCTTTGCTGCTACGGTCGCCAGTTTGATGTCTGAGAAGATCACTTCTCATGGATCCCAAAAAACACATAAAAGGAGACATTAACAAATTATTTTGGTTTTAACTATGGACACACACTATGTCAGCACTAAGACAGAAACAATTTTTtatttggccaggactcccttgaaaattaggttttgaatctcaatgggaccttcctggttaaataaagaataaataaacttAGAGCcacgcaattaaaaaaaaatcacgtGACCAATTTCGGTATTGGTCcaataagtaaaactgggccCATATAAATAATGTGTATTTCCAActttttactgtgtgtgtgtgtgtgtgtgtgtgtgtgtgtgtgtgtgtgtgtgtgtgtgtgtgtgtgtgtgtgagagagataacAGTGATGCTGAGCAGGGCTGTGGAAATGTTTAACTGAAGCAGAGATACAATGTACATCCGTGTGCTACTCCAGATGTTAACCCATCTGGAATTTAAAAGTGATCAGTTCCAAAGCTCACAAATCAACAGATGTTAAATCTCAGTCCAAACCACTCTCTCGCGCGTGTGCAGCTGCATTCACGTGCTCCCTCTGCAACAAAACCAGGTGTTACTGTAGTATGAACGCGTATAAATTACTCTTTACCTGGCCATACCGTGCTCCGCATGAAACCGACCAGGCTCTCGGCGCCTCTGGCTACACTAATCTATGCTTCCTCGATGCCACACCACCCGCAAATCCACATGTTTCGGTTCTGTCGCTAAAATAGTTTTCATAGCTCGAACAAGAACAAAAACACCGTCCACCATGTTCTCTGCACGAGTCTGACCATTAGAAACCCTGGTCACCGATTAACACGTTGCATCACTGTAGACAGACGAACAACTGCATCAAAGTTAGTTCAGCATTCTTTAGACAGTATCACTAAAGCACATATCACCCAAAATGCATTAAATAAAACAACAATTGCGTTGCTCACACATTTTGCCGAGCGAACTGCAACCTGCGAGCACGCGCGCTAGGCTAGATCCTGCTCATAAGCCAACTGCAGAACGGCGTCTAATTCATTGCGGGACTGTCAATAAAAACACGCTCTTACAACATGTGCACGACGTAACGGTGTTTTCCACAAAACATGCACGCAGGCGTAGCAAGCGGCCGTCTCGCCCTTGTGTTCTGAAGACAACATGGCTGGCATGCTACGACCGAAAAGTTAGCTAACAGCAGCCTTACCTCTGTAGAGAAACCTCTGTTGCACTTGTGCAAGCAAACGGCAGGCCTGCTTTCCAACGCAGTAAAATAACCGTGTGCTGACAACAAGCAGCAATATGGTAGCACAAAAGATGTCtagaaaaacaaaaccaaatgctgTTCGGCAGGAAACTGTCTCTACTTGATGTGGAACCGTACAATAGCCCGAAACACGTCGCTAACAATCGACCCCTTCTCCCCCTTCTGCCCGCCAACAGCCCCGCCGGATGTTACgtcactgtagctgtgcatcctgAATTCCAGTTCTCCCTACAGTCACTGGTTCCATCCTCTGCAAAAGACAAGGCAAGGCAGCTCATCAGCTATATTTATGAAAAATATTTCTTACCCATGCTCGTAACAGTGGTTAAGAAACACAATAAATTGGTTTGTATTACTTTACATTCGTGTAGAAAGAACTCTGAGAGAAACAAAATCAGGTAAAATATGTAGTGCAACATGATCTGTCAAAAATAATCTTTTTAAATCACACAAAAAAGTCATTTAAGCAGTGGCGTCTTTCCGAAAGTTTTTTTTTGGTAACAAAACAATGCCCAAAGAGATGGGCCATGGTCTCCGAGGACAGGTACAGAAGGAGCAAGATGCATCAATGCCATGATTAAATCTTGTTGAACAAAATGTTTAGTTGGGTTAAATCTATCAtgtgttatttttaaataaaatgtcttGTTTTGTAGCTAATAAAGAATTTACTCGCTGAAATGAGAGAGTTTTGTGTAGTTCAGACCACATTTTTTAATTAATTGACTTTCCTTGCGTAATGAAGCAAAGTTTGCCAACAGGTGTTCACTTAGGGTCTATGGGGTTTTCTTATCTAACTAGAGAAAGGTCAAGTTCTTCAAAGAGCAACTCACATCAAAATTAACTTTTTTAGTTGATAactagtataaatgagtgtctaatagtgttgtagacgtgtagttattatttttgcattttgatgcattttctttgaaaactctaaattctgtctaaaaatgtCAGTCTAGCACCATCTTCAGCTCAAAGGTATGGAGCACGTTTAAGTTGAGTCTGATGTAACCAATGGCTAACGAGCACGATGCTACGTTTCCAAGAACAGTACTACGTAAcagctctgtggctgtaggttataaaagcacCGCGGTCTCAACCAGCCTTGTAGCAGTCGGGCTGGTAAGTGAGTTGTgctgtagttagcattagcattgtgtCAGAGTCCTAGCAAAACTTCTAGTATTAAGATTATTTAGTTTgagtagcttggctgttagattttGCAGTTTAGTATTTTTTATGTCAGACTCTTTCACCAACTTGGTGGAGCTTGAACTggttatgctggtttgaagagcatttcacaaattagtccaaACTGTTCCAGTAATTAGCCGGATCCCGCCGACTGCTGCTTCCTCAAAACGGAGATTTTGGGCCCAATTTGaaatgagtaagctaaataattacttttaacagcttctaaagatcATTCCCTACATATAATTTTGCAGCTCTATGAGGcactgtgagcgtcctgtcagtgtcccgattgatcatgcgctctggctgcttggccaaggggatgtccctttggctgactgtttAGCGCATGTGACTCTCACAAGGGAGTCTGGAGATAGAAtctcgcccgggccctcgtttctccaccttgccacatatattTGTTATATTTATAATTACAAAGTAAGAGAGACGTGGACGTGGTTCACATAATTTAGATAATCAGTCCACTGCAGCAGGCTCGGAGCAAGTGTTGTGTGTGTGATAATGTCACAGCCTGGTTCGGGTTGAGTTTTTGTACCAGTTAGTAATATCAGCGCTGATGCAGAGCAGGAGGGACACTgtgctcctcctgcagcagacctGACCTGGTTCTGAATGGGTGCTGAGTCCAGTTCTCATTAGAACAGGTCTGATTCTGGACCCTGAGTTGGCTTTGAGAGCAGTTAGATCACTCCCCAGCCATGTTATGAAGCACATATATTAGACAGCTTGTTTTGTACATGATCTAAGTTACTAAACTCCCACAACAAGgtgatgttattattattttcaggctaaatctgcccaataaatctgctgtcagactgatgTAGTCCTGCACCAGCCTGCAACGGTCCAGGCTAGAGCCTTGCAGATGAGTTATTTAACCATCTGTCTctctttaccttctagttttaacatGTAATTATTTTAGCTTATCGTTACACACGTGTGTtactgctcttaaaaacaactataaatatatttgctgtttctttatatttcacatagcctcccagcagctgtgtgtctgacactgggaccatgatgggaattccacccagagcagctt from Nothobranchius furzeri strain GRZ-AD chromosome 18, NfurGRZ-RIMD1, whole genome shotgun sequence harbors:
- the LOC107396554 gene encoding chromobox protein homolog 1, whose product is MEDGTSDCRENWNSGCTATRRVSGYCTVPHQVETVSCRTAFGFVFLDIFCATILLLVVSTRLFYCVGKQACRLLAQVQQRFLYRVIFSDIKLATVAAKKGKKPEEEEEQPAVAAAPAPAAPPAAPPAAATPAAAPAAAAEEEEEEEYVVEKVLDRRLVKGKVEFLLKWKGFSDEDNTWEPEENLDCPDLIAEYMQKHREKEEKKKESKRKGASETSGESEERASKKRKEEGEKARGFGRGLLPERIIGATDSSGELMFLMKWKNSDEADLVPAKEANVKCPQVVISFYEERLTWHSYPTEEEEKKEEDKKD